A window of Candidatus Dadabacteria bacterium contains these coding sequences:
- a CDS encoding cell filamentation protein Fic, translated as MRIQSVTPDFFQGSPLPQGTELVGWSALVHSLDVAAPVRNLSCVSQRHVRGNRRSDGAWNIYDKRYRPESTLEGHLTFAMRHETIDLLVLKRILQAVPETALVKMIRAKPRGITTRRIWFFFETLTGRRLDIADAPAATAVEAIDPDRYYTGERLISPRHRVRDNLLGTGELCPVIRRTPKLEKMIALDLSAKTRDTIGKAGAQLTARAASFVLLEDSRASFEIEGERPPVNRLEGWGRAVMEAGKRPLRHTEIYRLHSILIGNDQSRRTTGYRTEEVFLGGRNRNYEPLPEFIGARHDDVERVMTTLNECGDRMRNSGVNPVLHAACVAFGFIYIHPFTDGNGRLHRCLIHQVLAERRFTPPRMVFPVSSVMLNRIDDYGAALRAHSGPLMQFIDWRALPDGNVEVTNDTLDLYRYYDCTNEAEFLYGCILQTIESDLPREIDYLKRHDATARRIINAFDVSNRTAEDIIMFIRQNGGIFPKKRRKKEFPELTEGQVATLETIVAEGFAGFDQE; from the coding sequence ATGCGAATACAGAGCGTAACACCGGATTTCTTTCAGGGCAGTCCCCTTCCACAGGGTACAGAGCTGGTCGGCTGGTCCGCCTTGGTCCACTCGCTTGACGTCGCCGCGCCAGTCCGCAATCTCTCCTGCGTTTCGCAAAGGCACGTTCGAGGAAACAGACGAAGCGACGGCGCCTGGAATATCTATGACAAGAGGTATCGCCCGGAGTCGACGCTCGAAGGACACCTGACCTTCGCAATGCGACATGAAACGATCGATCTTCTGGTCCTTAAAAGAATTCTCCAGGCGGTTCCCGAAACCGCACTTGTCAAAATGATCCGCGCTAAACCGAGGGGGATCACCACACGGAGGATATGGTTCTTCTTTGAGACTCTGACCGGCAGGCGCCTTGACATTGCAGACGCCCCGGCGGCCACGGCCGTCGAAGCCATCGACCCGGACCGCTACTATACGGGCGAGAGGCTGATTTCACCACGACACCGCGTCCGTGACAATCTTCTGGGTACCGGGGAGCTGTGTCCTGTCATAAGGCGAACTCCGAAGCTTGAAAAAATGATTGCTCTCGACCTTTCAGCAAAAACCCGGGACACAATCGGGAAAGCTGGCGCGCAACTCACCGCTCGCGCCGCAAGCTTCGTATTGCTTGAAGACAGCCGGGCAAGCTTTGAGATCGAGGGGGAACGTCCGCCGGTCAATCGCCTCGAGGGATGGGGACGCGCGGTTATGGAGGCTGGGAAGAGGCCCCTTCGGCATACGGAAATCTATCGCCTCCACAGCATCCTGATCGGCAACGATCAATCCAGAAGAACCACGGGATACAGAACCGAAGAGGTGTTTCTCGGCGGTCGCAACCGCAACTATGAACCCCTGCCCGAGTTTATCGGCGCGCGTCACGACGATGTCGAGCGTGTAATGACCACACTTAACGAATGCGGAGACCGTATGCGCAACTCAGGCGTCAACCCCGTTCTTCATGCCGCCTGCGTGGCGTTCGGGTTTATATATATCCATCCGTTTACCGACGGAAACGGGCGCCTGCACCGCTGCCTGATTCATCAAGTCCTCGCGGAGCGCAGATTCACGCCTCCACGGATGGTATTTCCCGTCTCATCGGTAATGCTGAACCGTATAGACGACTACGGAGCTGCGTTGCGGGCGCATTCGGGCCCCCTGATGCAGTTCATAGACTGGAGGGCGCTGCCGGACGGTAATGTGGAAGTAACAAACGATACCTTGGATCTCTACCGCTATTACGACTGCACGAACGAAGCGGAATTTCTCTACGGCTGTATCCTGCAAACGATAGAATCCGACCTGCCGCGCGAAATTGACTATCTGAAACGCCATGATGCCACCGCGAGGCGGATCATAAACGCCTTTGATGTGTCGAACCGGACAGCGGAAGACATCATCATGTTCATTCGCCAAAACGGAGGCATCTTTCCCAAGAAACGCCGCAAAAAAGAATTCCCAGAGCTTACCGAAGGCCAGGTTGCCACACTTGAAACTATAGTGGCAGAGGGGTTCGCCGGTTTCGACCAAGAGTGA
- a CDS encoding arginine decarboxylase, pyruvoyl-dependent: protein MTPTKAFVTKGVGKHKEKLSSFELALRNAGIAQFNLVKVSSIFPPGCQLVSRNQGLTMLSPGQITFVVMSENSTNEPSRLIAASTGLAIPKDKTRYGYISEHHSYGQKETLAGEYAEDLAAYMLATTLNAPFDPDKSYDEQKDIWEISGHKVKSRNVTQTAVGDKNGLWTTVLTAVVFCSYETKTIS from the coding sequence TTGACCCCGACAAAAGCTTTTGTAACCAAGGGCGTGGGCAAGCACAAGGAAAAGCTCTCAAGCTTCGAGCTCGCCTTAAGGAACGCGGGTATCGCGCAGTTCAACCTGGTCAAGGTTTCAAGCATATTTCCCCCGGGCTGTCAGCTGGTAAGCAGAAACCAGGGACTCACCATGCTCTCCCCCGGGCAGATAACGTTTGTGGTAATGAGCGAGAATTCCACAAACGAACCCAGCAGGCTTATCGCCGCGTCCACCGGCCTCGCGATCCCGAAGGACAAAACGCGCTACGGATACATATCTGAACACCACAGCTACGGGCAGAAAGAGACCCTCGCGGGAGAATACGCCGAAGATCTTGCCGCCTACATGCTCGCCACCACGCTTAACGCCCCCTTTGATCCCGATAAAAGTTACGACGAGCAGAAGGACATATGGGAGATAAGCGGGCACAAGGTAAAAAGCAGAAACGTAACGCAGACTGCAGTGGGAGATAAAAACGGGCTCTGGACAACGGTTCTCACCGCGGTGGTTTTCTGCTCCTATGAGACGAAGACGATCAGCTAA
- a CDS encoding deoxyribonuclease IV → MKFGAHVSIAGGIENAPLRARQLGCECFQMFTRSPRGGRPPELEDRLLEAFFLNCSEVSISDYYVHTPYFINLASGKEDLREKSVALVREELERSSALGVKYMMTHIGSAKDIQRDTAINNVVDSLLRVLENYSGTTHLLLENTAGQGHTIGASFEEISLILRRVTYDDLGVCIDTAHMFASGYDIRTREGVEELVESLGAAFAPETVRLVHANDSKVEFNSGKDRHEHPGEGKIGIDCFSAMIGNPFFEDLDMIVEMPPPEVAKDVALLKRLRDGNT, encoded by the coding sequence ATGAAATTCGGAGCGCATGTTTCAATAGCCGGCGGGATTGAGAATGCCCCGCTTAGGGCGAGGCAGCTTGGATGCGAATGCTTTCAGATGTTCACCCGCTCTCCAAGAGGCGGCAGACCCCCGGAACTTGAAGATCGCCTGCTCGAAGCCTTTTTTCTTAACTGCTCCGAGGTCTCCATAAGCGATTACTACGTTCACACCCCTTATTTCATAAACCTGGCTTCCGGAAAAGAGGACCTGAGGGAAAAAAGCGTGGCTCTGGTAAGAGAGGAGCTTGAAAGATCAAGCGCCCTGGGGGTGAAATACATGATGACCCACATAGGAAGCGCCAAAGATATCCAAAGAGATACAGCGATAAACAATGTGGTTGACTCCCTTTTGAGGGTTCTCGAGAACTACAGCGGCACAACTCATCTTCTGCTTGAGAACACGGCGGGCCAAGGGCATACCATAGGTGCTAGCTTCGAGGAGATCTCGCTCATACTGCGACGCGTTACATATGACGATCTCGGAGTCTGTATAGATACCGCCCATATGTTCGCTTCCGGCTACGATATAAGGACCCGCGAGGGCGTAGAGGAGCTGGTAGAGAGCCTCGGTGCCGCGTTTGCCCCCGAAACGGTGAGACTTGTTCACGCGAACGATTCCAAGGTCGAATTCAATTCCGGCAAGGACCGTCACGAACATCCGGGGGAGGGGAAGATAGGAATTGACTGCTTCAGCGCTATGATCGGGAACCCGTTTTTCGAGGATCTTGATATGATAGTGGAAATGCCGCCCCCCGAAGTGGCAAAGGACGTCGCGCTTCTTAAGAGACTGAGAGACGGAAATACGTGA
- the ybeY gene encoding rRNA maturation RNase YbeY, translated as MEISIVDREEFIDAPAKEELVSLIEKVLAYLDLSARSELCVSLVSDVDMRELNRRYRQIDTTTDVLCFPQKSDVNPDLLGDIVISYQTALRHSRRFEITVEEELRLLIVHAVLHLLGFDHKKKKERETMRKKEKEVLSYLAEAG; from the coding sequence ATGGAAATATCCATAGTGGACAGGGAGGAATTCATTGACGCCCCCGCCAAGGAAGAACTTGTGTCCCTGATTGAAAAAGTGCTCGCGTATCTTGATCTCTCCGCCCGAAGCGAACTCTGCGTCTCGCTTGTGAGCGACGTGGACATGAGGGAGCTTAACCGGCGTTACAGGCAGATTGACACAACTACGGATGTTCTCTGTTTTCCGCAGAAAAGTGATGTAAACCCCGATCTTCTGGGCGATATAGTGATATCCTACCAGACGGCCCTCCGCCACTCCCGGAGGTTTGAGATCACGGTTGAAGAAGAACTGCGGTTGCTTATAGTCCATGCGGTCCTGCACCTGCTGGGGTTTGATCACAAGAAGAAAAAAGAAAGAGAGACAATGCGCAAGAAAGAGAAAGAGGTGCTTAGCTACCTTGCTGAGGCTGGGTAG
- the scpB gene encoding SMC-Scp complex subunit ScpB: protein MDDRSSLENIIECLIFVSKQPLTIQEISEFLKDVEKKEITDAISELQGRWEEMGRSFILSSVAEGYQFRTRPEYSQYIVEFNKEIKKFRLSKASLEVLAIMAYEQPVTKIEVEKIRGVDCSSSVSMLLDRRFIEIAGRKEVPGKPFLYKTTNLFLETFGLKSLKDLPTVKEIEKIKEDLKEPG from the coding sequence ATGGACGATAGAAGTTCTCTTGAAAATATAATAGAATGCTTGATATTCGTTTCGAAACAGCCCCTAACCATTCAGGAAATTTCCGAGTTCCTGAAGGACGTCGAGAAAAAAGAGATAACCGACGCCATAAGCGAACTCCAGGGGCGCTGGGAGGAGATGGGGCGAAGTTTCATTCTAAGCAGCGTCGCCGAGGGATATCAGTTCAGAACCCGTCCCGAGTATTCGCAATACATAGTCGAGTTTAACAAGGAAATAAAGAAGTTCAGGCTCTCCAAGGCCTCCCTCGAAGTGCTTGCCATAATGGCTTATGAGCAGCCCGTTACGAAGATCGAGGTTGAAAAAATAAGAGGGGTGGACTGCTCAAGCAGCGTAAGCATGCTACTTGATAGAAGATTCATCGAGATCGCGGGAAGAAAGGAAGTTCCGGGAAAGCCTTTTCTCTACAAAACCACAAATCTTTTCCTTGAGACATTCGGTCTTAAGAGCCTTAAGGACCTGCCTACAGTAAAGGAAATCGAGAAGATTAAAGAGGATCTTAAGGAACCGGGGTGA
- a CDS encoding segregation/condensation protein A produces MIAERNEEMEDPQSAYSVQLEIFNGPLDLLLHLIKKHEVDIYDIPIALITEQYLEYLEFLKDVNLEIVGDYMAMAAELGYIKSRMLLPRIKEEGEEEEEDPREELVRRLLEYEKYRSAAAELGGMEILGKDVFLAGYDRREMFGEPEEETEFVKFDLWSLVDTFSKICEDIEKAETREISLAPQTYTVDERKNQVIEIMRKEKEVLFEDLFEGDKNRMKLVVTFLSILELLKDGILDVFQPTFEEPIKMILREENGR; encoded by the coding sequence GTGATTGCCGAGAGAAACGAAGAAATGGAAGACCCTCAATCAGCCTACAGCGTACAGCTCGAGATATTCAACGGCCCGCTTGACCTGCTGCTTCACCTCATAAAGAAACACGAGGTGGACATCTACGACATACCCATCGCGCTCATAACCGAGCAGTACCTTGAATATCTTGAGTTCCTAAAGGACGTGAACCTCGAGATCGTCGGGGACTACATGGCCATGGCGGCCGAACTGGGGTACATAAAGTCGCGCATGCTTCTTCCCAGGATAAAGGAGGAAGGCGAAGAGGAGGAAGAGGACCCCAGGGAGGAACTCGTAAGGCGCCTGCTTGAGTATGAGAAGTACAGAAGCGCGGCGGCGGAGCTCGGGGGGATGGAAATTCTCGGAAAAGACGTTTTCCTGGCGGGTTACGACCGCAGGGAAATGTTTGGAGAACCGGAAGAAGAGACGGAATTCGTGAAATTCGACCTCTGGTCCCTAGTGGACACCTTCTCTAAGATATGCGAGGACATAGAGAAGGCCGAGACAAGGGAAATATCCCTAGCCCCGCAGACTTACACCGTTGATGAAAGAAAAAACCAGGTAATCGAAATAATGAGAAAGGAAAAAGAGGTTCTCTTCGAGGATCTTTTCGAAGGGGATAAAAACCGCATGAAACTCGTGGTAACCTTTCTCTCGATACTGGAGCTGCTGAAAGACGGCATCCTGGATGTTTTTCAGCCGACCTTCGAAGAACCCATAAAGATGATTCTGAGGGAGGAAAATGGACGATAG